The Magnetofaba australis IT-1 genome includes a window with the following:
- a CDS encoding tetratricopeptide repeat protein: MLQEPIAPYIDQSQPFPADNLSDMPIHPALQHPGTAEMQPEFAPIAPQQTFDPPDAMTTSFEPMAAEPALVDAEPAAIQATMESANVYGDAIDAAKQLRDNGVALSAAGRHGRAIDALTQAHALTPLDDLALLHLGLSLTRKGYLKEAITVLRLPFDADPLDPAAATLLGKARLLSGDAKEAIWTMEPAAHTNPGRFNLHFYLGVAYAKTGRYAAARDAWEIAHGLRPKDGDTRRFLRQAQRLLDAEQTR, translated from the coding sequence ATGTTACAGGAACCGATCGCCCCCTATATCGACCAATCCCAACCGTTTCCGGCGGATAATCTCAGCGATATGCCGATTCACCCGGCCTTGCAACACCCCGGCACAGCTGAGATGCAACCCGAATTCGCCCCCATTGCGCCGCAGCAGACGTTTGATCCGCCCGACGCCATGACAACCTCTTTTGAACCCATGGCCGCCGAACCTGCGCTCGTTGATGCGGAACCCGCCGCCATCCAGGCGACAATGGAGTCAGCGAACGTGTACGGCGACGCAATCGATGCGGCCAAACAACTGCGCGATAACGGGGTGGCGTTGAGCGCCGCCGGGCGTCATGGACGCGCCATCGACGCTTTGACGCAAGCCCATGCGTTGACGCCCCTGGATGATCTGGCGCTGCTGCATCTGGGCCTTTCGCTCACCCGTAAGGGGTATCTGAAAGAGGCGATCACCGTCCTACGCCTGCCGTTTGACGCTGACCCGCTCGACCCAGCCGCCGCCACCCTGCTGGGCAAAGCGCGACTTCTCTCAGGCGACGCCAAGGAGGCGATTTGGACCATGGAGCCGGCGGCCCACACCAATCCGGGCCGTTTCAATCTGCACTTCTATCTTGGCGTGGCTTACGCGAAAACAGGGCGTTACGCCGCCGCCCGCGACGCCTGGGAGATCGCCCATGGCCTTCGCCCCAAAGATGGCGACACGCGCCGCTTTTTACGTCAGGCGCAGCGCCTGCTGGATGCTGAGCAAACACGCTAA
- a CDS encoding DMT family protein has product MHPIVATIGLLTLSNIFMTFAWYAHLKNLQDRAWIVAALLSWGIALFEYLLQVPANRIGYTTLSLPQLKIIQEVIALTVFIPFALLYMEQPIKLDFVWAGLCLIGAVYFMFRAG; this is encoded by the coding sequence ATGCATCCAATTGTCGCCACCATCGGTCTGCTGACCCTATCGAATATCTTCATGACATTCGCCTGGTACGCGCATCTCAAGAATCTTCAGGATCGGGCTTGGATTGTCGCCGCCTTGCTCAGTTGGGGCATCGCCCTGTTTGAATATCTGTTGCAGGTCCCGGCCAACCGCATAGGCTATACCACATTATCTCTGCCTCAGCTTAAGATAATACAAGAGGTTATTGCGCTCACGGTATTCATTCCCTTCGCTCTGCTGTACATGGAACAGCCCATTAAACTGGATTTTGTCTGGGCCGGACTGTGTTTGATCGGCGCGGTCTACTTCATGTTTCGCGCGGGTTAG
- the mamD gene encoding magnetosome protein MamD, translating into MLTDPVIVKIEGATQSAQLAGLKGKSFTIAKMQSVGGQAGMGGKWVFLQPAGEAAASPVAVKLNSTQAATQLNQMSGQSFTVGSSPTVLGGMGNSKWLTLNPATSGTQPVAAKAQAKSALVMMKVENAAQASQISQMAGKKFTVMPAPMMGGKAQGWLFLQPTGAEATGEPVIALKAQNGVTASEQIAKMTGKSFVVGKAPASMGANAGKWLILQPASSATAGGAAAGNDPVITDGGGAVAQPAAWNPAPAKATIKTVALTGGATTGAGAAKGAASATAATGTIWNGGGMSLGLGLGLGAWGPALILGAAAVGVGVYTYKKRGQTAVAEADAETLEDTLS; encoded by the coding sequence ATGTTGACTGATCCCGTTATTGTAAAAATTGAAGGTGCTACGCAGTCTGCGCAACTGGCTGGCCTGAAGGGTAAGAGCTTTACCATCGCCAAGATGCAGTCGGTGGGCGGACAGGCGGGCATGGGCGGCAAATGGGTGTTCTTGCAACCAGCGGGAGAAGCCGCCGCCAGCCCTGTCGCAGTTAAGCTCAACAGCACCCAGGCGGCCACGCAACTCAATCAGATGAGCGGCCAGAGCTTTACCGTCGGCTCCTCGCCCACCGTGCTGGGCGGCATGGGCAACAGCAAATGGCTGACTTTGAACCCGGCAACCAGCGGAACTCAACCGGTAGCCGCCAAGGCGCAAGCAAAAAGCGCGCTGGTGATGATGAAGGTGGAGAACGCCGCGCAGGCCAGTCAGATTTCGCAGATGGCTGGCAAGAAGTTCACCGTCATGCCCGCGCCCATGATGGGTGGCAAGGCCCAAGGCTGGCTGTTTCTGCAACCCACCGGAGCAGAAGCGACCGGCGAACCGGTGATTGCGCTCAAGGCGCAAAATGGCGTGACCGCCTCCGAGCAGATCGCCAAGATGACCGGCAAGAGCTTCGTGGTGGGCAAGGCCCCCGCCAGCATGGGCGCCAACGCAGGCAAATGGCTGATTTTGCAACCGGCTAGCAGCGCCACAGCGGGCGGCGCAGCGGCGGGCAATGACCCGGTTATCACCGATGGCGGCGGCGCTGTAGCGCAACCGGCGGCGTGGAATCCCGCCCCGGCCAAAGCCACTATCAAAACCGTGGCGCTGACCGGCGGCGCAACCACAGGGGCTGGTGCGGCCAAAGGCGCGGCCAGCGCCACCGCAGCCACCGGCACCATCTGGAATGGCGGCGGCATGAGCTTGGGCTTGGGCCTGGGCCTGGGGGCCTGGGGACCAGCGCTGATTCTGGGCGCGGCGGCCGTCGGTGTTGGCGTGTATACCTATAAAAAACGCGGCCAAACGGCTGTTGCGGAAGCCGATGCGGAAACGCTGGAGGACACCCTCTCTTAA
- a CDS encoding DUF2202 domain-containing protein, with protein MLALLLVGGIAVLNAYLMAEKAPNPLALVYNGEMVATPSPNAPDAAQPAAFQQPLASSPQIPLNQVETEHLLFMREEEKMARDVYQRLFQRWGVSVFASITRSEQRHVDAVGRQIQRYGVPDPMNPDIPGQFKDPRLADLYKKLIARGDRSIESALRVGGVIEETDIRDLDNAIAQTRQPEIVRVYTLIQRGSFNHLRAFVHGLELRGVAYAPSILDSQRVKQILQQPMDTGFFGRNSAAPTAP; from the coding sequence GTGTTGGCGCTGCTTCTGGTTGGCGGCATTGCAGTTCTAAACGCCTATCTGATGGCCGAAAAAGCGCCCAATCCCCTTGCTCTAGTCTACAATGGCGAAATGGTCGCCACACCTTCGCCCAACGCACCAGACGCCGCCCAACCGGCTGCGTTCCAGCAGCCTCTTGCCAGTTCGCCGCAAATCCCGCTAAACCAAGTGGAGACAGAGCATCTGCTGTTCATGCGGGAAGAGGAGAAGATGGCGCGTGACGTCTACCAGAGGCTGTTCCAGCGTTGGGGGGTTTCCGTTTTCGCCAGCATCACCCGCTCTGAACAGCGTCACGTGGACGCCGTGGGTCGGCAAATCCAACGCTATGGCGTTCCCGACCCCATGAACCCGGATATTCCCGGTCAATTCAAAGACCCCCGTCTCGCCGACTTATACAAGAAACTCATTGCGCGCGGTGACCGCTCCATCGAGTCGGCGCTACGCGTTGGGGGGGTAATTGAAGAGACCGATATTCGTGATCTGGACAACGCCATCGCGCAGACGCGGCAACCGGAGATCGTTCGTGTCTACACCCTGATTCAACGCGGCTCATTCAATCATCTGCGCGCCTTTGTGCATGGCTTGGAGCTGCGCGGCGTGGCGTATGCACCATCCATCCTGGATTCACAGCGCGTCAAACAGATACTACAACAACCCATGGATACGGGATTCTTTGGCCGCAACAGCGCAGCCCCCACCGCGCCATGA
- a CDS encoding cation diffusion facilitator family transporter, which translates to MRAQNPDNVQPSDRLLLRVGLLSLGVNVVLIALNAVLAWLSGSLALGAEMAHNSVDLLASVGVVLGLRIARRQSSAFPYGLYKVENIVALVIALLIFVTAYEIAQSALFSEPSPVMVDGWIVLGTVIALALPVGFSHYEMRIGRAANAPSLIADAVEFRAHALSSGAVLLGLAGQGVGWALDRWAALFIVAFILMAGWELLSNAMRALLDASLDDQTLQRIRKILAQEPLVAEVAELMGRNAGRFRFVQAILILRTRDLSRGDALRARLSALIRQTVPHVERVALQLRPQGAHNPKVAFAVDQGGQHLAECLCQAPQFVLFQRLDDHGSWRESERLQNPFLEQESGRGIALGRWLVALGADQVVTPVGLEGKGVGYVLAHADVSIVRGEPGADVENLLANMRQGLDDGLGKAL; encoded by the coding sequence ATGCGCGCTCAAAACCCAGACAACGTGCAACCAAGCGACCGACTGTTGCTGCGGGTCGGTTTGCTCTCCTTGGGGGTCAATGTCGTCTTGATTGCGCTTAATGCGGTGTTGGCGTGGCTTTCTGGCAGTCTGGCGTTGGGTGCGGAGATGGCGCATAACAGTGTGGATCTGCTGGCCTCTGTTGGCGTCGTGCTGGGATTGCGCATTGCGCGGCGACAATCCAGCGCATTTCCTTACGGTCTTTACAAGGTGGAGAATATCGTCGCGCTGGTGATCGCTCTGCTGATTTTTGTGACCGCTTATGAGATCGCCCAGAGCGCGCTGTTTAGCGAACCGAGCCCAGTTATGGTGGATGGTTGGATCGTGCTGGGAACCGTGATCGCTTTGGCGTTGCCAGTGGGGTTCAGTCACTACGAGATGCGCATCGGGCGCGCCGCCAATGCCCCCAGTCTGATTGCCGACGCCGTTGAGTTCCGGGCGCATGCGCTCTCATCGGGGGCGGTGCTGCTGGGTTTGGCGGGGCAGGGCGTGGGGTGGGCTCTGGACCGTTGGGCGGCGCTGTTTATTGTGGCGTTCATTCTGATGGCCGGATGGGAGTTGCTGAGCAACGCCATGCGCGCCCTGTTGGACGCCAGTTTGGATGATCAAACGCTACAACGCATTCGCAAGATTCTCGCACAAGAGCCGTTGGTGGCGGAGGTGGCGGAGTTGATGGGACGCAATGCCGGTCGTTTCCGTTTTGTTCAGGCCATCTTGATTCTTAGAACGCGGGACCTGAGCCGCGGCGACGCGCTGCGCGCGCGATTAAGCGCGTTGATTCGTCAAACCGTGCCCCATGTGGAGCGAGTAGCGCTACAGTTGCGGCCGCAGGGCGCTCACAATCCCAAGGTGGCGTTTGCGGTGGATCAGGGCGGTCAACATCTGGCCGAGTGCTTATGTCAAGCGCCGCAATTTGTTCTGTTCCAACGCCTGGATGATCACGGCTCATGGCGAGAAAGCGAGCGTCTACAAAATCCGTTCTTGGAGCAGGAGAGCGGACGCGGGATCGCTTTGGGGCGTTGGCTGGTGGCGTTGGGCGCGGACCAGGTGGTTACCCCGGTGGGCTTGGAAGGGAAGGGGGTTGGGTATGTGTTGGCGCATGCAGATGTCAGTATTGTGCGCGGCGAGCCGGGCGCCGATGTAGAAAACTTGCTCGCCAATATGCGCCAGGGGTTGGATGATGGCCTTGGTAAAGCGCTCTAA
- a CDS encoding sigma 54-interacting transcriptional regulator has protein sequence MSACLDAIELRALQEQPDPAAIIDANFHILATNQAYRDAFHAGEDVAGMACHQASHQFEQPCDEMGECCPLRACIHSQAKERMLHVHQLSGGRQYVLVEIEPLFNAHGEVHFYREILRPTVTASAEPKPIGLVGASQPFISLLEQVHLVAPEQTPVLLLGESGTGKELIARALHDASKRATEPFVPVECSGLSETLFESELFGHRKGAFTGALNDKPGLVEAAQGGSLFLDEIGDVPLNLQIKLLRLLESHTYRKVGETEIRSADFRLICATNQNLDQMMERGQFRRDLYYRISAFPIRILFRFRWKMTNQSFIM, from the coding sequence ATGTCTGCTTGTCTCGACGCAATTGAGCTTAGAGCGCTTCAAGAGCAACCAGATCCCGCCGCCATCATCGATGCGAACTTTCATATATTGGCCACCAATCAAGCCTATCGCGACGCCTTTCACGCCGGAGAGGATGTCGCGGGCATGGCCTGCCATCAAGCCTCCCATCAATTTGAACAACCATGTGATGAAATGGGGGAATGCTGCCCGCTGCGCGCCTGTATCCACTCACAGGCGAAAGAGCGCATGCTGCACGTACATCAGCTATCAGGCGGCAGACAGTATGTTTTGGTGGAGATTGAACCCCTGTTCAATGCACATGGCGAGGTTCACTTCTACCGCGAAATCCTGCGACCCACAGTCACCGCCAGCGCTGAGCCCAAACCCATCGGCCTAGTTGGAGCCAGTCAACCCTTTATCTCGTTGCTTGAACAGGTGCATCTCGTTGCGCCGGAACAGACGCCTGTTCTGCTGTTGGGAGAATCCGGCACCGGTAAAGAGCTGATCGCGCGCGCGTTACACGACGCCAGCAAACGCGCCACAGAGCCCTTTGTTCCGGTCGAATGCAGCGGGTTGAGTGAAACTCTCTTTGAAAGTGAGCTTTTTGGTCATCGCAAAGGGGCTTTTACGGGCGCCCTGAACGATAAGCCCGGCTTAGTGGAGGCTGCGCAGGGCGGCTCGCTGTTTCTGGACGAAATTGGAGATGTCCCATTGAATCTTCAGATCAAACTACTGCGCCTGCTGGAGTCGCACACCTATCGCAAGGTTGGCGAAACAGAGATTCGCAGCGCCGACTTTCGCCTCATTTGCGCAACAAACCAAAACCTTGATCAGATGATGGAACGAGGTCAATTTCGTCGCGATTTGTACTACAGGATTAGCGCATTCCCGATTCGCATTCTGTTTCGGTTCAGATGGAAAATGACAAACCAATCGTTCATAATGTAG
- a CDS encoding transposase codes for MERKKRRFTAEQKVGYVRRHLVEKVVLSDLCDEAGIQPSQYYRWQKALFENGEAALSDKRGQKACDRQIAELEAKLATKNEVMSELLEAHVALKKSLGVS; via the coding sequence ATGGAACGGAAGAAGCGGAGATTTACGGCTGAGCAGAAGGTAGGCTATGTGCGCCGTCACCTGGTCGAGAAGGTGGTTCTCTCGGATCTGTGCGACGAGGCGGGCATTCAGCCCAGCCAGTACTATCGCTGGCAAAAGGCTTTGTTTGAGAACGGCGAAGCGGCCTTGTCTGACAAACGCGGCCAAAAGGCTTGTGACCGACAGATTGCCGAACTAGAAGCGAAGTTGGCAACCAAAAATGAAGTTATGTCCGAGCTTCTTGAGGCGCATGTTGCGCTAAAAAAAAGTCTTGGGGTGAGCTGA
- a CDS encoding IS3 family transposase has protein sequence MEPDIRDSVVDFVAFWSDKSEIDTSRIINWIGVQRGKFYSWRKRYGMVNDHNGRIPRDFWLDDWEREAIVAFFHEHPSEGYRRLTYMMLDAGVVAVSPSSVLRVLRTAGLMRRWSPPPSQKGTGFKQPSEPHKHWHVDISYLNIQGTFYYLCSVLDGCSRFILHWEIRESMKEDEVEVVLLRAQEAYPEAKPRLISDNGPQFVANDFKAFIRESGMTHVRTSPYYPQSNGKLERFHGSLKRECIRPQTPLSLEDAQRVVGKYVEHYNTRRLHSAIDYVTPQDRLEGRHVQILAERDQKLEAARERRRTTYQKQSFQPSQKMAEKANG, from the coding sequence GTGGAGCCGGACATACGGGATTCGGTGGTGGATTTCGTGGCGTTTTGGTCAGACAAGAGCGAAATCGACACGAGCCGAATTATCAACTGGATAGGCGTGCAAAGGGGCAAGTTCTATTCATGGCGCAAGCGCTATGGAATGGTTAACGACCACAATGGCCGTATTCCCCGAGATTTTTGGCTGGACGATTGGGAAAGGGAAGCGATTGTCGCCTTTTTCCATGAACATCCGTCAGAGGGCTATCGGCGCCTGACCTACATGATGCTGGATGCAGGCGTGGTGGCGGTCAGCCCCTCTTCAGTGCTGCGTGTGCTCAGAACTGCCGGGCTGATGCGTCGTTGGAGCCCACCGCCCTCGCAGAAGGGCACAGGGTTCAAACAGCCTTCGGAACCGCATAAACACTGGCATGTGGACATCTCCTATCTGAATATCCAGGGGACGTTCTACTATCTGTGCAGTGTCCTGGATGGATGTAGCAGGTTTATCCTCCACTGGGAGATTCGTGAGTCGATGAAGGAAGATGAGGTTGAAGTGGTCCTGCTCCGAGCTCAGGAGGCCTATCCGGAAGCTAAGCCGCGGCTGATCTCAGACAATGGGCCGCAGTTCGTTGCCAACGATTTTAAGGCGTTCATCCGGGAATCCGGCATGACGCATGTGAGGACTTCGCCTTACTATCCGCAGAGCAACGGAAAGCTGGAGCGTTTTCACGGTAGTTTGAAGCGTGAGTGCATTCGGCCTCAGACGCCATTATCGCTGGAAGATGCCCAGCGGGTTGTGGGAAAGTACGTCGAGCATTACAACACCCGGCGGCTCCATAGCGCCATCGACTACGTCACCCCACAGGATCGCCTGGAAGGGCGGCATGTGCAGATCCTGGCCGAACGAGATCAAAAGCTTGAGGCGGCCAGAGAACGGCGTCGGACGACGTACCAAAAGCAGTCTTTTCAGCCATCCCAAAAAATGGCTGAAAAGGCGAACGGCTAA